In Polyangia bacterium, a genomic segment contains:
- a CDS encoding prepilin-type N-terminal cleavage/methylation domain-containing protein — MTRPVPRRNTEAGFTLIEVVLAVAILAFITTIMWGSFTQAVTSKRNIEASQDRMHTVRIALLRMAREIEMAYQSGAENPALPDKPRTRFDGTSHGDVDELVFSTFAHQRLRNGLAESDTTLVTYYGERDPDDRRILNLMRRETRRLQAEDPKQIPGESYILCPDVAKLKFTYYDFQKKEWENDWTTVGANRMDFLPSHVRISLTVIDERGQEVTYSTDARIQVTEKVDYQSAG; from the coding sequence ATGACCCGCCCCGTTCCCCGTCGCAACACCGAGGCCGGCTTCACGCTGATCGAGGTGGTGCTGGCCGTCGCCATCCTGGCGTTCATCACCACCATCATGTGGGGCTCGTTCACGCAGGCGGTGACCAGCAAGCGCAACATCGAGGCCTCGCAGGATCGCATGCACACCGTGCGCATCGCGCTTCTGCGCATGGCCCGCGAGATCGAGATGGCTTACCAGTCGGGCGCGGAAAATCCGGCCCTGCCCGACAAGCCGCGCACCCGGTTCGACGGCACCTCGCACGGTGACGTCGACGAGCTGGTCTTCTCGACCTTCGCCCACCAGCGCCTGCGCAACGGCCTGGCCGAATCCGACACCACTTTGGTCACGTATTACGGCGAGCGCGATCCCGACGACCGCCGCATCCTGAACCTCATGCGCCGCGAGACCCGCCGGCTGCAGGCCGAAGATCCCAAGCAGATACCCGGCGAGTCGTACATCCTGTGCCCCGACGTGGCCAAGCTGAAGTTCACCTATTACGACTTTCAAAAGAAAGAGTGGGAGAACGACTGGACCACGGTGGGCGCCAACCGGATGGATTTTTTGCCCAGCCACGTGCGCATCAGCCTGACGGTGATCGACGAACGCGGCCAGGAGGTCACCTACTCGACCGATGCGCGCATCCAGGTGACCGAGAAGGTGGACTACCAGTCGGCGGGATGA
- the gspE gene encoding type II secretion system ATPase GspE, protein MATKLLGQILLAAHPPAPAGGPPGGLSPEVIEQALQSQATEGGRIGEILVKMRAVTEEDVLQALGCQLGIPYRADLRADEIDVELTTHVPIGFAKQHRMLVMRKDDTGTSVATADPLDVGALDDLRSLLASEVQPLLCPTQRILEIINDVYGRKHDKGELGEGESEDEMGEGGEELVDILEITDEAPIIRWVNSLLFNAVKERASDIHIEPGEKEVMVRYRIDGELYETRRAPRQFMPAIISRVKIMAGLNIAEKRLPQDGRIRRKIAGKDIDMRVATIPTVKQGERVTIRLLDRESVLHDLADIGFGDDHLRQMDDLIHRPHGIMLVTGPTGSGKTTTLYACLAKINSPDLNILTIEDPVEYQLDGISQTAVNDKIDLTFAAGLRSFLRHDPDVIMVGEIRDLPTAEIAIQASLTGHLVLSTIHTNDAAGAITRLVDLGVQPFLVASSLMALLAQRLVRRICAECRDPYKPTDEDLLSIGIDPGDFGSGRAKRVRFKGEEERLPPPGQLFRAKNGGCSACLGAGYKGRTAIYELLIIDETMRQLAIKNADAQTMKVAAVSAGMRTLREDGAQKVLAGMTTTAEVLMITTQDSS, encoded by the coding sequence ATGGCGACCAAGCTTCTAGGCCAGATCTTGCTGGCGGCGCATCCGCCGGCGCCCGCGGGTGGACCGCCGGGCGGCCTTTCGCCCGAGGTGATCGAGCAGGCGTTGCAGTCGCAGGCCACCGAGGGCGGACGCATCGGCGAGATCTTGGTGAAGATGCGCGCGGTGACGGAAGAGGACGTGCTGCAGGCGCTGGGCTGTCAGCTGGGCATTCCGTATCGCGCCGACCTGCGCGCCGACGAGATCGACGTCGAGCTGACCACCCACGTGCCGATCGGCTTTGCCAAGCAGCACCGCATGCTGGTGATGCGCAAGGACGACACCGGCACGTCGGTGGCGACCGCTGATCCGCTGGACGTCGGCGCGCTGGACGACCTGCGGTCGCTGCTGGCCAGCGAGGTGCAGCCGCTGCTGTGTCCGACGCAGCGGATCTTGGAGATCATCAACGACGTCTACGGCCGCAAGCACGACAAGGGTGAGCTGGGCGAGGGCGAGAGCGAAGACGAGATGGGCGAGGGTGGCGAGGAGCTGGTCGACATCCTCGAGATCACCGACGAAGCGCCCATCATCCGCTGGGTGAACTCGCTGCTGTTCAACGCCGTCAAGGAACGAGCCAGCGATATCCACATCGAGCCGGGCGAAAAAGAGGTGATGGTCCGTTACCGCATCGACGGCGAGCTGTACGAGACGCGCCGGGCGCCGCGCCAGTTCATGCCCGCCATCATCTCGCGCGTGAAGATCATGGCCGGCCTGAACATCGCCGAAAAACGCTTGCCGCAAGACGGCCGCATCCGCCGCAAGATCGCCGGCAAGGACATCGACATGCGCGTTGCCACCATCCCCACGGTGAAGCAAGGCGAGCGGGTGACCATCCGTTTGCTGGACCGCGAGTCGGTGCTGCACGATCTGGCGGACATCGGCTTCGGCGACGATCACCTGCGCCAGATGGACGATCTGATTCATCGCCCGCACGGGATCATGCTGGTCACCGGACCCACCGGTTCGGGCAAGACCACCACGCTGTACGCCTGCCTGGCCAAGATCAATTCGCCCGACCTGAACATCCTGACCATCGAAGATCCGGTCGAGTACCAGCTGGACGGCATCTCGCAGACCGCCGTCAACGACAAGATTGATCTGACCTTCGCCGCCGGGCTGCGGTCCTTTTTGCGCCACGACCCGGACGTGATCATGGTCGGCGAGATCCGCGATTTACCGACGGCGGAGATCGCCATCCAGGCGTCGCTGACCGGCCACCTGGTGCTGTCGACCATTCACACCAACGACGCCGCCGGGGCCATCACCCGTCTGGTGGATCTGGGCGTGCAGCCGTTCCTGGTGGCGTCGTCGTTGATGGCCTTGCTGGCGCAACGCCTGGTGCGGCGGATCTGCGCCGAGTGCCGCGATCCGTACAAGCCCACCGACGAAGACTTGCTGAGCATCGGGATCGATCCGGGCGACTTCGGGTCGGGGCGGGCCAAGCGCGTGCGCTTCAAAGGCGAGGAAGAACGGTTGCCGCCGCCGGGCCAGCTCTTTCGCGCCAAGAACGGCGGCTGCTCGGCCTGCCTCGGCGCCGGTTACAAAGGGCGCACGGCGATCTACGAGCTTTTGATCATAGACGAGACCATGCGCCAGCTGGCGATCAAGAACGCCGACGCGCAGACCATGAAGGTCGCCGCGGTCTCTGCCGGCATGCGCACGCTGCGCGAGGATGGCGCGCAGAAGGTGCTGGCCGGCATGACCACCACCGCCGAGGTCCTGATGATCACCACCCAGGATTCGAGCTAG
- a CDS encoding prepilin-type N-terminal cleavage/methylation domain-containing protein: MGSGKHSLPPPDARDGRRERIESGFTLIEMMVVLAIIALMMASAVLGFRSLAKSDLRSATAHLSGAVRFLFDRASVTGKYHRLVLDLNEGRYWAEVSDDKFYIPHEAETEREQRKREEDEATQDKDDKAKAEEKQKRDEEFSGGANFDPSKMEVGDFRPKRVRFAAFKETAIKPVTLKNAKLVDVYTPRVAEPTTTGRAYLYFFPMGQTEPAIIHLSDKSGESFYSIVVHPVTGRVRIYDEYIKPPVGDRYDDEGNRVDP; the protein is encoded by the coding sequence ATGGGCTCCGGCAAGCACAGCTTGCCTCCGCCCGACGCGAGGGATGGCCGGCGGGAACGTATAGAATCGGGCTTCACCTTGATCGAAATGATGGTCGTCCTGGCGATCATCGCGCTGATGATGGCGTCAGCGGTGCTGGGATTTCGGTCGCTGGCCAAGAGCGACCTGCGGTCGGCCACCGCGCACCTGTCGGGGGCGGTGCGGTTCCTGTTCGACCGCGCGTCGGTCACCGGCAAGTACCACCGGCTGGTGCTGGATCTGAACGAAGGCCGCTACTGGGCCGAGGTCTCCGACGACAAGTTCTATATTCCGCACGAGGCAGAGACCGAGCGCGAACAGCGCAAACGCGAGGAGGACGAGGCGACCCAAGACAAGGACGACAAGGCCAAGGCCGAGGAGAAGCAGAAGCGCGACGAGGAATTTTCGGGCGGCGCCAACTTTGACCCGTCGAAGATGGAGGTGGGCGACTTTCGCCCCAAGCGGGTGCGCTTTGCGGCGTTCAAGGAGACGGCCATCAAGCCGGTGACGCTCAAGAACGCCAAGCTGGTCGACGTCTACACCCCGCGGGTGGCCGAGCCGACCACCACCGGCCGCGCGTACCTCTATTTCTTCCCCATGGGCCAGACCGAGCCGGCCATCATTCACCTGTCCGACAAGTCAGGCGAGTCGTTCTATTCCATCGTCGTCCATCCGGTCACCGGCCGCGTTCGCATTTACGACGAGTACATCAAGCCGCCGGTGGGCGATCGCTACGACGATGAGGGCAACCGGGTTGATCCATGA
- the pilM gene encoding pilus assembly protein PilM, translated as MAHTICGIDLGTFSVKFVLLEVSFRATRLRGLMETSVPPGEAPLLERQARAVRAGLAEIAGEATPYVAIPGDQLSIRLLELPFTEARKIDQVVGYELEGQIVHALEDVVYDHVVVGSTDVSSTVLAVAAKRDDVGNIIATLEAEGAHPRALFAGPVVYRQLSRKAVEGADAGPCEAILDVGHARTNICIVRDGRVLAARTIMRGGLHLTNAIAQAFGSDQDRAEQAKRSEAHLITPARPARTPLETRLDGVLRDALAPLVRDIRQTLASFRATSKGVVDAILLTGGSGRLSGLPEFFEAELGTPTRILAVKELLEAPAANPAALSPVEGDDEVVVEEAIESSSYALAAALALAGSRGAKEIDLRRGPYVYRASFSILRQKAVHLAGLFAALIVAGGVDVGAALSNLGAERRELDKQLKTATQELFGQPRDDAEAVTQLLRKGFREELAPLPKATAFDLLDQMSRKMPSGEKIKLDVMELDIRPKKTFIKGTVDSASAVDDIAAKLKEVDCFEEVTKGAITEIAGGGKQFSLNMTSKCP; from the coding sequence ATGGCTCACACCATTTGCGGCATCGACCTTGGCACCTTCTCGGTCAAGTTCGTCTTGCTGGAGGTCAGCTTCCGGGCCACGCGCCTGCGCGGGTTGATGGAGACTTCGGTGCCGCCGGGCGAGGCGCCTTTGCTTGAACGGCAGGCGCGGGCGGTGCGCGCCGGCCTGGCGGAGATCGCCGGCGAGGCCACGCCCTACGTGGCGATCCCGGGCGATCAGCTCTCCATTCGTCTGCTGGAGCTGCCATTCACTGAGGCGCGCAAGATCGATCAGGTGGTCGGCTACGAGCTGGAAGGCCAGATCGTCCACGCGCTGGAAGACGTGGTCTACGATCACGTGGTGGTCGGCAGCACCGACGTGTCGTCGACGGTGCTGGCAGTGGCGGCCAAGCGCGACGACGTGGGCAACATCATCGCAACGCTGGAGGCGGAAGGCGCGCACCCGCGGGCGCTGTTCGCCGGGCCGGTGGTCTATCGTCAGCTCAGCCGCAAGGCGGTGGAAGGCGCCGACGCCGGCCCGTGCGAGGCGATTCTGGACGTCGGCCACGCCCGCACCAACATCTGCATCGTGCGTGACGGGCGCGTGCTGGCGGCGCGCACGATCATGCGCGGCGGGCTGCACCTGACCAACGCCATCGCCCAGGCCTTTGGCTCCGATCAGGATCGCGCCGAGCAAGCCAAGCGCAGCGAGGCGCATCTGATCACGCCGGCGCGTCCGGCGCGCACGCCGCTCGAGACCCGCCTGGACGGCGTTCTGCGCGATGCGCTGGCGCCTCTGGTGCGGGACATCCGGCAGACGCTGGCCAGCTTTCGGGCCACCTCGAAGGGCGTGGTGGACGCCATCTTGCTGACCGGCGGCAGCGGGCGCTTGTCCGGGCTGCCGGAGTTCTTCGAGGCCGAGCTGGGGACGCCGACCCGCATTCTGGCGGTGAAAGAGCTGCTGGAAGCGCCCGCCGCCAACCCCGCCGCGCTGTCGCCGGTCGAGGGCGACGACGAGGTGGTGGTGGAGGAAGCGATCGAGTCGAGCTCGTACGCGCTGGCGGCGGCGCTGGCCCTGGCGGGCAGCCGCGGCGCCAAGGAGATCGATTTGCGCCGCGGGCCTTACGTCTATCGGGCCAGCTTTTCCATCCTGCGCCAGAAGGCCGTGCACCTGGCCGGCCTGTTCGCCGCGCTGATCGTCGCCGGCGGCGTCGACGTGGGCGCCGCGCTTTCCAACCTGGGCGCCGAACGGAGGGAGCTGGACAAGCAGCTCAAGACCGCCACCCAAGAATTGTTCGGCCAGCCGCGCGACGACGCCGAGGCGGTGACCCAGCTTCTGCGCAAGGGCTTCCGTGAAGAGCTGGCGCCGCTGCCCAAGGCCACGGCGTTCGACCTGCTGGATCAGATGTCGCGCAAGATGCCTTCCGGCGAGAAGATCAAGCTGGACGTGATGGAGCTGGACATCCGCCCGAAGAAGACCTTCATCAAGGGCACCGTCGATTCGGCGTCGGCGGTCGACGACATCGCCGCCAAGTTGAAAGAGGTCGATTGCTTCGAAGAGGTGACCAAGGGCGCCATCACCGAGATCGCCGGCGGCGGCAAACAATTCTCTTTGAACATGACGTCGAAGTGCCCGTGA
- a CDS encoding type II secretion system protein GspG encodes MTANNDTQTNAGGRAGRPRQRGFTLLEIMVVLAIIGLIVGSVGVMVFNRFKKAQVSTAKTRVTQVANAVTQYMLDNSNNCPRSLEELVAQKYLQKGMKDPWGKDFILRCPGTNDTDGADVSSAGPDKAEGTADDVKSWE; translated from the coding sequence ATGACCGCGAACAACGACACACAGACAAACGCCGGGGGCCGCGCGGGTCGCCCACGCCAGCGGGGCTTCACGCTGCTTGAGATCATGGTCGTGTTGGCCATCATCGGGCTCATCGTCGGGTCGGTGGGCGTGATGGTGTTCAACCGATTCAAGAAGGCCCAGGTCAGCACGGCGAAGACGCGCGTGACCCAGGTGGCCAACGCCGTCACCCAGTACATGCTGGACAACAGCAACAACTGCCCGCGCAGCCTGGAAGAGCTGGTGGCGCAGAAATATCTGCAAAAGGGCATGAAGGATCCCTGGGGCAAGGATTTCATCTTGCGCTGCCCGGGGACCAACGACACCGACGGCGCCGACGTCAGCTCGGCCGGTCCCGACAAGGCCGAAGGCACCGCCGACGACGTCAAGTCCTGGGAGTAA
- the gspD gene encoding type II secretion system secretin GspD, whose product MAGGVAAATFLGLTVAAGLAVAQMPLAAVVVGADQKAVKVDAPPGGPPPAIGTSGNLPSPGLKRLNRRLGPIRVPSPPVVMPMPTAPTASTAGTAAAGPSSPGDVNGDREFNSCKKFPANKRIVKLNMKPDTELGDLLSWISSITCRQFLLPGTIPPNSKKVTIIAPQLITPEEAYRLFLAALDSVGLTVEPSGKFLRIIETMRAKSTNIPVYGEDSEIPTSEGFVTRLVRIQNSDINEIAQVLTRLKGEQGDIVPYPAQSILIITDLASNLTRMLHILEEIDQPGTGEKIWIVRMKNTAASEMAAKLAEIFQVAQVGGKKGGPAPPAGAKPGVGKPTDLASEMMISKIIPDERSNQLILIASERVYARVLTMLRKLDVPIEGGDGRIHVYYCENANCDELAATLGAVTGVSVSGAAGGRSRTRAGAPPAPTPTPAAAGGAGQGSSLLFEGEVRINFDRPTNSLIVLSSLKDYQSLRKVIERLDSPRKQIFVEALILEVTLDKQRELGASWHLAVPHNLFGMDNPSLIAGGLNPAKTLFPTGSLTDTMLAGILGPVLSPADAQSLGNSATSAVSIPSFGVLIKALQTNSNVDVLSNPHLLIMNNEEGEISVGSRVPFPVSTFGLGGGAGAGAAGALGGLGALGGLGVGGLFPQVQREKVALEMKLTPHVNEHDMIRLEVDEKISELAPGASNLGPSTSERTAKTIVVAKDQQTIMIGGLMSDKVIDSVIKIPILGDIPILGFFFRNTTHHVVKTNLIIALTPYVIADQSDLRRVLEKKMKERREFVERFGGEDRPNPEAQIDYRRKRGMLEEINRAAREVESEEDEMQKLRERDSEDEQGPVELPPGYRPPGTSDSGATPAPTVAAPPSNGRPVPPPTPATPPTAPPAAPSPGAR is encoded by the coding sequence ATGGCAGGCGGCGTGGCGGCGGCGACGTTCTTGGGACTGACGGTGGCGGCCGGACTGGCGGTGGCGCAGATGCCGCTGGCGGCGGTGGTGGTGGGCGCCGATCAGAAAGCGGTCAAGGTAGACGCCCCACCCGGTGGTCCGCCGCCCGCCATCGGCACGTCGGGAAATCTCCCGTCGCCGGGGCTCAAACGTCTGAACCGCAGGCTGGGGCCGATCCGGGTGCCGTCGCCGCCGGTGGTGATGCCGATGCCGACTGCGCCGACGGCGTCGACCGCTGGAACGGCGGCGGCCGGTCCGTCGTCGCCCGGCGACGTCAACGGCGATCGCGAGTTCAACTCTTGCAAGAAGTTCCCGGCCAACAAACGCATCGTCAAGCTGAACATGAAGCCGGACACGGAGCTGGGCGATCTGCTGTCGTGGATCTCGTCCATCACTTGTCGGCAGTTTTTGTTGCCGGGGACCATCCCACCCAACAGCAAGAAGGTCACGATCATCGCGCCGCAGCTGATCACGCCAGAAGAGGCGTATCGCTTGTTCCTGGCCGCGCTGGATTCGGTGGGCCTGACCGTCGAGCCCTCGGGCAAGTTCCTGCGCATCATCGAAACCATGCGCGCCAAGTCGACCAACATTCCGGTCTATGGCGAAGACAGCGAGATTCCGACCAGCGAAGGCTTCGTCACCCGCCTGGTGCGCATCCAGAATTCCGACATCAACGAGATTGCCCAGGTGTTGACGCGCCTCAAGGGCGAGCAGGGCGACATCGTCCCCTACCCGGCGCAGTCGATTCTGATCATCACCGATCTGGCGTCGAACCTGACCCGCATGCTGCACATTCTAGAAGAGATAGACCAGCCGGGGACCGGCGAGAAGATCTGGATCGTGCGCATGAAGAACACCGCCGCCTCGGAGATGGCGGCCAAGCTGGCGGAGATCTTCCAGGTGGCGCAGGTGGGGGGCAAGAAGGGCGGCCCCGCGCCCCCGGCGGGCGCCAAGCCTGGGGTCGGCAAGCCCACGGACCTGGCCTCGGAAATGATGATCTCGAAGATCATCCCGGACGAGCGATCGAACCAGCTGATCCTGATCGCCAGTGAACGGGTTTACGCCCGCGTGCTGACCATGCTGAGGAAGCTGGACGTTCCCATCGAAGGCGGGGACGGGCGCATCCACGTCTACTACTGCGAGAACGCCAACTGTGACGAACTGGCGGCCACGTTGGGCGCGGTGACGGGCGTGTCGGTCAGCGGGGCGGCGGGCGGTCGCTCGCGTACCCGGGCGGGCGCCCCGCCGGCGCCAACGCCGACGCCAGCCGCCGCGGGCGGCGCCGGTCAGGGATCGTCGCTGCTGTTCGAGGGCGAGGTACGCATCAACTTTGATCGACCGACCAACTCGCTCATCGTTCTGTCGTCGTTGAAGGACTATCAATCGTTGCGCAAGGTGATCGAGCGGCTGGATTCGCCGCGCAAGCAGATCTTCGTCGAGGCGCTGATCCTCGAGGTCACCCTGGACAAGCAGCGCGAGCTCGGCGCGTCCTGGCACTTGGCCGTTCCGCACAACCTGTTCGGCATGGACAACCCCAGCTTGATCGCCGGCGGCTTGAACCCGGCCAAGACCTTGTTCCCCACCGGGTCGCTGACCGACACCATGCTGGCGGGCATCCTGGGGCCGGTGCTCAGTCCGGCAGACGCGCAGAGCCTGGGCAACAGCGCCACCTCCGCGGTGTCCATTCCCTCGTTCGGCGTCTTGATCAAGGCGCTGCAGACCAACAGCAACGTGGACGTGCTGTCGAACCCGCACCTTCTGATCATGAACAACGAAGAGGGCGAGATCTCCGTCGGGTCGCGCGTGCCGTTCCCGGTCAGCACCTTCGGTCTGGGCGGCGGCGCGGGCGCCGGAGCGGCGGGCGCCCTGGGCGGGCTGGGCGCTCTGGGCGGCCTGGGCGTGGGCGGCCTGTTCCCGCAGGTGCAGCGCGAGAAGGTGGCGCTGGAGATGAAGCTGACCCCGCACGTGAACGAACACGACATGATCCGCCTGGAAGTCGACGAGAAGATCTCCGAGCTGGCCCCTGGCGCCAGCAACCTGGGCCCGTCGACGTCCGAGCGCACTGCCAAGACCATCGTGGTGGCCAAGGATCAGCAGACCATCATGATCGGCGGGCTGATGTCCGACAAGGTGATCGACAGCGTCATCAAGATCCCGATCCTGGGCGACATCCCGATCCTGGGTTTCTTCTTCCGCAACACCACCCACCACGTGGTGAAGACCAACCTCATCATCGCGCTGACCCCGTACGTGATCGCCGATCAGTCGGATCTGCGGCGCGTGCTGGAAAAGAAGATGAAAGAGCGGCGCGAATTCGTCGAGCGATTCGGCGGCGAGGATCGCCCGAACCCGGAGGCGCAGATCGACTACCGGCGCAAGCGCGGCATGCTGGAGGAGATCAACCGCGCCGCGCGCGAGGTCGAGTCGGAAGAAGATGAGATGCAGAAGCTGCGCGAGCGCGACTCGGAAGACGAGCAGGGACCGGTCGAGCTGCCGCCGGGCTATCGTCCCCCGGGCACCTCGGACAGCGGAGCGACCCCGGCGCCGACGGTGGCGGCGCCGCCTTCGAATGGACGGCCCGTGCCGCCGCCGACGCCAGCGACGCCTCCGACCGCGCCGCCCGCCGCCCCGTCGCCGGGGGCGAGGTAG
- the gspF gene encoding type II secretion system inner membrane protein GspF has product MPVYTWKGLNPGGKLVSGTKDADGPKALRQTLRKDGIFITEHREMLAGDKKGAGRAAQSGGSTSALKRDIDFKRMFERVRPQEVAVFTRQMATLLKAGIPLAEALGALSEQSDNKKFEVVLTEIRQKVNEGSSLADTLGQHASIFPELYTNMVRSGEAAGNLDAVLARLADFLDAQHALRAKVSGALTYPIIMMVMGSLVMGVLMVVVVPKITSVFEDLGKTLPWNTQLLIFASDLAASYWWLLILIGGAAGWVFRRWSRTPKGKAITDRVRLRLWLIGPLVRYIGVARFARTLSTMLAAGVPVLTALEIVKKVLNNVVLEKVVDEARDAIREGESIAAPLKRSGQFPSMMVHMVAVGERSGQLEAMLENVATAYERDVEGKVARLTTLLSPIIIITMAVIVVFIVFSILQPILDMQNFVS; this is encoded by the coding sequence ATGCCTGTCTATACGTGGAAAGGGCTCAATCCCGGCGGCAAGCTGGTCTCCGGCACCAAGGACGCCGACGGTCCGAAGGCCTTGCGCCAGACGCTGCGCAAGGACGGCATCTTCATTACCGAGCACCGCGAGATGCTGGCCGGCGACAAGAAGGGCGCCGGGCGGGCGGCGCAAAGCGGCGGCTCGACGTCGGCGCTCAAGCGCGACATCGACTTCAAGCGGATGTTCGAACGGGTACGCCCGCAGGAGGTGGCGGTCTTCACCCGCCAGATGGCCACGCTGCTGAAGGCGGGCATCCCGCTGGCCGAGGCGCTGGGCGCGCTGTCGGAGCAGTCCGATAACAAAAAATTCGAAGTGGTGCTGACCGAGATTCGCCAGAAGGTGAACGAGGGCAGCTCGCTGGCCGATACGCTGGGCCAGCACGCCAGCATTTTTCCCGAGCTTTACACCAACATGGTCCGCTCGGGCGAAGCGGCCGGCAACCTGGACGCGGTGCTGGCGCGGCTGGCGGATTTTCTCGACGCCCAGCACGCGCTGCGCGCCAAGGTGTCTGGTGCGCTGACCTACCCGATCATCATGATGGTGATGGGATCGCTGGTGATGGGCGTCTTGATGGTGGTGGTGGTTCCCAAGATCACCTCGGTGTTCGAAGACCTGGGCAAGACGCTGCCCTGGAACACCCAGTTGCTGATCTTCGCGTCTGACCTGGCGGCCAGCTATTGGTGGCTGCTGATCTTGATCGGCGGCGCGGCGGGGTGGGTTTTTCGGCGCTGGTCGCGCACGCCCAAGGGAAAGGCGATCACCGATCGCGTGCGCTTGCGGCTGTGGTTGATCGGCCCGCTGGTGCGGTACATCGGCGTGGCCCGTTTTGCCCGCACGCTGTCGACGATGCTGGCGGCGGGCGTGCCGGTGTTGACGGCGCTGGAGATCGTCAAGAAGGTCCTGAACAACGTCGTCCTGGAGAAGGTCGTCGACGAAGCGCGCGACGCCATCCGCGAGGGTGAATCGATCGCCGCCCCGCTGAAGCGTTCGGGGCAGTTCCCGTCGATGATGGTGCACATGGTGGCGGTGGGCGAGCGCTCGGGTCAGCTGGAGGCCATGCTTGAGAACGTCGCCACCGCCTACGAGCGTGACGTCGAGGGCAAGGTGGCCCGCCTGACCACCCTGCTGTCGCCCATCATCATCATCACCATGGCGGTGATCGTGGTGTTCATCGTGTTTTCCATCTTGCAGCCCATCTTGGACATGCAGAACTTCGTCTCGTGA
- a CDS encoding prepilin-type N-terminal cleavage/methylation domain-containing protein codes for MIAPRSKHGGFTLLEIMVALAILAMTLVVLLEIITNNVRATNHSKMTTAATFLARGKMIDLEDDIISDGFVDTDESANGTFKDQGFPDYLWDSIIERVELPTDLTQKAQQASSDQALDSKDPMQALGGMVGGLMSSFMEPIRIGLQESVRRVTLKVYWDEPGRPNQTLELVMFVTDPAKLDMALTGGSAGAGGAAGTGTPAPVKPGAAAAVGAIR; via the coding sequence ATGATCGCGCCACGGAGCAAGCACGGCGGCTTCACGTTGCTGGAGATCATGGTCGCGCTGGCCATTTTGGCCATGACGCTGGTGGTGCTGCTGGAGATCATTACCAACAACGTGCGCGCCACCAACCATTCGAAGATGACCACCGCGGCGACGTTCCTGGCCCGCGGCAAGATGATCGATCTGGAAGACGACATCATCTCCGACGGCTTTGTCGACACCGACGAGAGCGCCAACGGCACCTTCAAGGACCAAGGCTTCCCCGACTATCTATGGGACTCAATCATCGAACGGGTCGAGCTGCCCACCGATCTCACGCAGAAGGCGCAGCAGGCGTCGTCGGATCAGGCGCTCGACTCGAAAGATCCGATGCAGGCGCTGGGCGGCATGGTGGGCGGTCTGATGAGCAGCTTCATGGAGCCGATCCGCATCGGGCTGCAAGAGTCGGTGCGGCGGGTGACGCTGAAGGTGTACTGGGACGAACCCGGCCGTCCCAACCAGACGCTGGAGCTGGTGATGTTCGTGACCGATCCGGCGAAGCTGGACATGGCGCTGACCGGAGGCTCGGCGGGCGCGGGTGGTGCGGCGGGCACGGGAACGCCGGCGCCCGTGAAGCCGGGGGCGGCGGCGGCGGTGGGAGCGATCCGATGA